Proteins from a single region of Artemia franciscana chromosome 2, ASM3288406v1, whole genome shotgun sequence:
- the LOC136043963 gene encoding uncharacterized protein LOC136043963, which translates to MSDEEEVSYDAEVSVDDVMNWYSERVSEIWNMASVSCMDLGFPEIHEQIFKVNSGEQSNSSSKLNSLTFPLEGGPGSAAVTLSTSAPVSTNTSGLTVTESVNPLEISPTTRIEEILADDEFYISSEDEFEYNDSDFEFNENELKNQNTGIVNDSPKTNINCVKFDEPTNNDNVTEKS; encoded by the coding sequence ATGTCTGACGAAGAGGAAGTATCTTATGATGCAGAAGTTTCAGTTGACGATGTCATGAATTGGTATTCAGAAAGAGTTTCAGAGATATGGAATATGGCCAGTGTTTCATGCATGGATTTAGGATTTCCTGAGATCCATGAACAAATATTTAAAGTGAATTCTGGTGAACAGTCAAATTCATCTTCAAAATTGAACTCTTTGACTTTTCCACTGGAAGGTGGACCAGGATCAGCTGCAGTAACGCTTTCAACGTCTGCACCAGTATCAACAAATACCTCAGGATTAACAGTTACAGAATCAGTTAATCCTTTAGAAATCTCTCCAACAACTCGCATAGAGGAAATTCTTGCAGATGATGAATTCTACATTTCCAGTGAAGATGAGTTTGAATATAATGATTCCGACTTTGAGTTTAATGAGAATgagttaaaaaatcaaaatactgGAATTGTCAATGACTCCCCAAAGACAAATATTAATTGTGTTAAATTTGATGAACCAACGAATAACGATAATGTTACCGAAAAGTCTTGA